In Arthrobacter sp. SLBN-83, one DNA window encodes the following:
- a CDS encoding SDR family oxidoreductase has translation MTRIAIIGGHGKVALLLSELLTGEGHSVTSFIRNPDHAGDVSATGATPSVLDVENSTTAAIAQALAGHDAVVWSAGAGGGNPDRTYAVDRDAAIRSMDAAAQAGVNRYVMVSYFGAGKDHGVPEDSSFFAYAEAKAAADEYLRSTGLAWTILGPGALTDNPGTGRIDVDPSPEGERETSRANVAIVAAAVLDLPQTAGRTIEFRDGTLPVAAALEPRP, from the coding sequence ATGACACGCATCGCCATCATTGGCGGCCACGGAAAAGTGGCCCTCCTCCTGTCCGAACTGCTCACCGGCGAGGGCCACTCCGTGACCTCGTTCATCCGAAACCCGGACCATGCCGGCGACGTCAGCGCCACCGGCGCCACGCCGTCGGTCCTGGACGTGGAGAATTCCACGACGGCGGCCATCGCCCAGGCGCTCGCCGGCCATGACGCCGTGGTGTGGTCCGCCGGGGCCGGCGGCGGCAACCCGGACCGCACCTACGCGGTGGACCGTGATGCAGCCATCCGGTCCATGGATGCCGCTGCCCAGGCCGGGGTGAACCGGTACGTCATGGTGTCCTACTTCGGCGCCGGCAAGGACCACGGGGTGCCGGAGGACAGCAGCTTCTTTGCCTACGCCGAAGCCAAGGCAGCCGCGGATGAGTACCTGCGCAGCACCGGGCTGGCGTGGACCATCCTGGGACCCGGCGCGCTGACGGACAACCCCGGGACGGGACGGATCGACGTCGACCCCTCGCCGGAAGGGGAACGGGAAACTTCCCGGGCAAACGTGGCAATCGTGGCGGCGGCCGTGCTGGACCTGCCGCAGACCGCGGGCCGGACCATCGAGTTCCGCGACGGCACCCTGCCGGTGGCCGCTGCCCTGGAACCGCGCCCGTAA